CGTCTTGCCGACCCGGTAGCGAATTGTGATCGCCCGATTCGCGAAGTCACGCACTTGTAGCCGCCGAAGTTCGCCGTATCGAGCGCCAGTGTGGGATGCGCCTTCGACCAGCGTCCTGAGGTCCGAGGGGCAGGCATTGGCAAGACGGCGCAACTCCTTGACCGAAAGCCAGCGAATGTCGTCGGGATCAGGATTCACTTCCTTGAACGCGGAGATACGACGCCACGCCAAATCGTTTTGTTCCTTGTGAAGGTAGTCATTCCCGAACACGAAGTTGAGGCCAGCCTTTAGAACCGTCAGTATTCGATTGGCCGACGCCCGACGCTTACGCAATACCTCCGGGTCGTCTAGGTCTATCTCCACCATGGTGCCGCCACGTTTGCGGAGTGGGGCGGTGACCAGGTCGCGGTGCCATTTGCGTATGGCAGGACTTTCGAGGTCGCTGATTCGAGTATCGCCGAACGTGGGGAGGATGTGGGCGTCGATTGTGTACTGCGTGGTTGACTCAGCTTTTTTGCCTTCCGCTTTGTAATCAACCATGTACTCAATCAGTGCTTCTCGCACAGTCATGCCGCCTCCCGTTTCTTGCTCGGCCAGCTTGCGCCTAGCGAACTGCACCGCCTTATCCTGCGCTTGGCCGTAGTCGAATACCTCTAGGCCGTCAGCGGTCTCATCGTTGTGAGCGACCCCGCCGCCAAGGAGCGCCTCTGGGAGGCGTCCTACAAGCAGCCAAAGATTCTCGAGGCCCCGGTGACGGTGATTTGCTGCGGCGAGACGACGGGGTGGGCGGCGACGCTCGAAGAGATGATCGCCGAGGGCTTCCGCCTGGGGGCCGTGAACGAAAAATATGCCGACCACATCAGGGGGGCCGTCTCCCCGGTCGTTGAGGGCTGGGGGCCGGATCTCTGGGTAAACCGGCACGTCATGATCGCGGGGACCTGCCTGATGCTCGCGGCCGAGAGCCTCGGCGTCCAGTCCTGCCCCATGGAAGGGTTCGTGGAGGAGAAGGTCAAGGAGGCCTTCGGCATCCCCGATGATGTGCGGGTGGTCTGCCTCGTCTCGCTCGGGTTCGCGGTCGACCCGCCCAAGGTCTTCCCGGGCCGCCTTCCCCTGGAGAGGCTGGTATTTTGGGAAGCCTACGGCCAATCCAAGCCCGAGGCCTGATGATTATTACGCCCCACGAGGGCTCCCTGCTGCTCGTCTTCCAGCACGACCACGCCCTCCTCGCAGGCCGTCTCGCTTCCGCATGGCGGGCTGAGTTCATCG
This region of Nitrospinota bacterium genomic DNA includes:
- a CDS encoding site-specific integrase — protein: MTVREALIEYMVDYKAEGKKAESTTQYTIDAHILPTFGDTRISDLESPAIRKWHRDLVTAPLRKRGGTMVEIDLDDPEVLRKRRASANRILTVLKAGLNFVFGNDYLHKEQNDLAWRRISAFKEVNPDPDDIRWLSVKELRRLANACPSDLRTLVEGASHTGARYGELRRLQVRDFANRAITIRYRVGKT
- a CDS encoding nitroreductase family protein, whose product is MSDPAAKERLWEASYKQPKILEAPVTVICCGETTGWAATLEEMIAEGFRLGAVNEKYADHIRGAVSPVVEGWGPDLWVNRHVMIAGTCLMLAAESLGVQSCPMEGFVEEKVKEAFGIPDDVRVVCLVSLGFAVDPPKVFPGRLPLERLVFWEAYGQSKPEA